The DNA segment AGTAATAATGACAACAAAGATGGTGCtaataatgattataatggTACTGGTGACGGTACTAGTAGCAGTGATGATCATGTTGATAGTGGTAATGgcggtggtgatggtggtgatggtggtggtgatgatgatgatgatgccatTGGTggtattgatgttgatgatgttggtgatggtggtggtggttgtggtgatgatgttgataataTTGATGGTAGTGACGGTGAttgtggtagtagtggtggtgatggtggtgatgatgatggtgatgatggtattgatgttggtgttgttgatgctggtggtggttgtggtgatgatattgatgttgatattgATGGTGGTGATTCTGCTActgataatgatgacgatgataaacATACCATCTGTGCTACTTTGAGGAATCCGCTcagagagaaaggaaacctggtATCATTGGAGAAGGTAGCAAACCGTTCCCCCCAGCCGTCGCCATCTTCGTCTGGTTCGCGGACCTGCACTCTCCTCGCTTTGTTAACTCGCTTGTTAGGTCGCTTGTCAGGTCGCTTGTTAGGTCGGTCAGGTCTATTGCCCCTGTTAGCACGGTTGTCATAGCGACCCTTCTTCGTGATTGCCTTATTACGTTGTGGAGAATCATAGTGCTCCGGAGCTCGTCTTTCATCGTAAGGCAGGTTGCCACGGTAACCGTCGCCATAATCATCATCCCCGTACTGAGGTCTGTTGAGTAAGTATATGTAATGCATTAAAGCATCGCATGAACATTTCAATCCAGATACACCGATACCTGTATTAACTCGTCAGTGTATTCACTCAGCGAAATCACCGATCCAAAGAGATTcagtttaataatatatattattccaTTTAGTACACTCATCCATTCGTTCTTTCgttcattaattaattgatatatttgaaaagactccatcataaaTATCTACACGATGTCGAACATACAAACATATGCACAGACAAACATGTTggcaaacaaacatacagacagctaaaattgttttgtttaatgaaacaagTGGCGTTGCACcttaattaaataatcatcagctattgaatgtcaaacgttcCCATCGACAGGACACCAAATaaaacagcctttgatataccagtcgaggggcactggttggagccTAGAAGGTTCGACAGACGGGCAGACATATAGAAAATGACGTCCTCATATGCATTACCGAATACATTctgacagacatacatgtataacataggCATCGGAAGCAGCAGAAGGGTggacagggtttgcagccccccccccccacaccaaaCTCTGTTTATAACCGAATGCCCCTCCCCCTTTATTGAAAGTCGATTTAATATATTACTGGCCACTTCATTTGCTAACGTCTTTTCACGAATCAAACGtttttctggttatcctggaaTTTATAATAcctcaaaattaaatttatgcgAAATCTGGAACTAGGATGAGCGGTTTAAAGACGTAGCCATGATAAGTAATTAAAACACAAATcgtcgtggttatgccatccgacataagtctggtaggtacagggtttgcatcCCAGTGCCGGCTCCAACACAGAACGAGTTtaaacgactcagtgggtacgtataataccactacaccctcttctctcttactaacaactaacccactgttctggacagacagcccagatagctgagatgtgtgctcaggacagcgtgcttgaaccttaattggattataagcacgaaaataagttgaaataaaatgaaataaataattaatgcacAAAGTTTTACTAAGATATCTGTTACATACCCCATGTCGTACTCCCTGTTCCCCCTACAACTTTTCTCTGACGCCGTTGTGATGGTAGATCCGTGCTCAGCCCTCATACTCTTCGATATGGACCTTGGCGACAACAGTCCCCTGTTTAATGGAACCGGTCGTTTTCGGTAGTCACGGTCGACCACCGAACCCTGTCGAGGCTTCATGCTCTGGGCAGGGGAAGGCGGAGTTTCCACGTAGTACCCCCACTTGGGCAGATAATCGTGTCGTCTGTACGTTTCATTGTCGTATGCTCCCCTGATGTGCTCCAGACGAGAATCATTTCGCCCCGCTCTGATTGACCCTTGGATGGGAATCACACTCCGGTCGTCTGTGGTTGTAGGCGCCAGTCTGGGCAGGTCGCGCGGACCGTCTGGGGTGAGTTCCACGAGCCGGGCGGGAAGTGCCGACCCGACATCTGCTGACGTCACTGATGGCGGAGGTAAAACTTCCGGCTTGAGATCGCGATGTGGAACGAACGATCTGGGTGGGTATCGACGAGGCTCGCGGCCGACGTACGACGGCAGAGAGTACGGTCTGTAGTGATGGACGGGCACGTTTGGTAGGACGCCGATTATGTGAGGGTCGGGTAGACTCGCGTGATCCGAGTCGTAGCGAGTCAGTCCGTGCACTCGCTTCACTCGAGGGTAAGACGGCTCCTCGTAGTAACCCGCAGGGATCCATTTGGAATGTATCTCGTTCGGGTTACCCGCTGTGAGAGGCAGATCGCGCGTTATGTACGTCTTGGTACCACGTGGCGTCACCACGAAGTCCTTGTCAGTCTCCAAGTCGTGGGCGATATACATCGGTCTTCTAAGCAGATCGTCATTCTGCCCATGATGACGTCGAATCCAGAAATTGGTGTCCATGTCTTCGGGGTCGTTGACCAGCCTGTGCCCCGCCCACACAGGGGCGACAGCCGAGCCGTTGACGGTGGCATTGCTCCAGGAGGTGTGAGGAGGACGCTGTCGCGGCACCCGCCTGCCACGCACGTGACCTGGGTCCGTCCACGTGGAGTAAGGCGCAGATATCAAGTTCCTCTTCTTCCCTGGGAATGACGCCGGCGTAGGGACGTTGTCTGGGATGGTCATGGTGCCTGCAGGATCGCTAATGAGAGACCCTTCAGTGGGAATGTTGCTGTCCGGAGTCTTGACCAGATGGTCGCCGGGCACGGACAGTGTCGACCCGTGGTCAGCCTCTCGACTCCAGGGTGTGGTGGGTGAGTTGACGAGGCCGCGCACAGACTGCACGCTGCTCCGTCTGGCGGCAACAGGGATCCGCTCATATGGGTACGGATTGTAGTCCTTTGGACTGGGAGGAATGTGTCTACCTGGTACAGGAGAAATGAAGTAAAATAAGTCATGTACTCAAACTCAAAGACTGTAAATGAAACTTGTCTCAGTCCTATCAGTAATGCATACACACGCACTTTTTCTAACtaaatttcttaaattatttattttaaatacctGAACGTATGCTTTAATGTTATTTGAACAATGCATGGCAATATACTTATAACTTAATGGCTACGCCACAGGTTGGCAAATGTTGGGTTTGTATTTGTGTagcggctcctacccagagcacGCTTTTACGACATAGAAAGGACAAGTAAGGTCTTCTGACTCTCACTAATTATTAACAACCCACCATATATCCGTATAATGAGCAAACAACTCAGATAATCGAGGTGTGCTTGCCCAGATCAACGTACTTGAACTTTAACGAATATAAATATGGCCTTGGCAGTCTAATCTCTCGTAATTATAAGTTTCACATTTTGCCATTTGTGTTAAACAAGCTTCATCAGCAACAACATCATCGCCACTATCACGACGACAACCATTGCCATTCCAACAACTATTGCCACTACCACGACGGAAATTATTGCCACTACCACGACGGACATTATTGCCACTACCACGACCACAACCACAACTACTGCCACTACCACGACGACAATTATTTCCAACACCACGAAAACTATTGTCACTACCACGACTATAATTATTGCCACTACCACGACAACTATTGCCACTATCACGACCATAACTATTGCCACTACCACGACAACTATTGCCACTACCACGATGACAACTATTGCCACTACCACAACAACTATTGCAACTACAACTATTGCCACTACCACGACAACtattactacaacaacaactattgCCACTACCACGACAACTATTGccactacaacaacaactactgaCACTACAACAACTATTGCCATTACCACAACAACTAttgccactactactacgacaACTATTGCCACTCCCACGACAACAACTATTGCCACAACCACGACGACAACTATTGCCACTACTGCAACCAAAATGATACCTTTGTGCCTAACAGTAAGGGTATCAGAAa comes from the Gigantopelta aegis isolate Gae_Host chromosome 14, Gae_host_genome, whole genome shotgun sequence genome and includes:
- the LOC121388752 gene encoding uncharacterized protein LOC121388752 isoform X2 — its product is MNIFSRKKKKQAAKPPQNDPGEVPRPPRTTTITPREDNRWRGLTPPPDRRTPGTEVITPELPPPGPLFRPERGPRAIGRHIPPSPKDYNPYPYERIPVAARRSSVQSVRGLVNSPTTPWSREADHGSTLSVPGDHLVKTPDSNIPTEGSLISDPAGTMTIPDNVPTPASFPGKKRNLISAPYSTWTDPGHVRGRRVPRQRPPHTSWSNATVNGSAVAPVWAGHRLVNDPEDMDTNFWIRRHHGQNDDLLRRPMYIAHDLETDKDFVVTPRGTKTYITRDLPLTAGNPNEIHSKWIPAGYYEEPSYPRVKRVHGLTRYDSDHASLPDPHIIGVLPNVPVHHYRPYSLPSYVGREPRRYPPRSFVPHRDLKPEVLPPPSVTSADVGSALPARLVELTPDGPRDLPRLAPTTTDDRSVIPIQGSIRAGRNDSRLEHIRGAYDNETYRRHDYLPKWGYYVETPPSPAQSMKPRQGSVVDRDYRKRPVPLNRGLLSPRSISKSMRAEHGSTITTASEKSCRGNREYDMGPQYGDDDYGDGYRGNLPYDERRAPEHYDSPQRNKAITKKGRYDNRANRGNRPDRPNKRPDKRPNKRVNKARRVQVREPDEDGDGWGERFATFSNDTRFPFSLSGFLKVAQMELILYCLVVLSMLAAGILSAISANVAGTVGAVTFFCFLATVLFAFDTVLMGQTLREKHKQSYPDSDEDEDSDADEPRDQRDNRRGPRNGGREDDPRNNRRGPRNVGREDLDRRMPQHGRQNRGYEERY
- the LOC121388752 gene encoding uncharacterized protein LOC121388752 isoform X1, producing MNIFSRKKKKQAAKPPQNDPGEVPRPPRTTTITPREDNRWRGLTPPPDRRTPGTEVITPELPPPGPLFRPERGPRAIGRHIPPSPKDYNPYPYERIPVAARRSSVQSVRGLVNSPTTPWSREADHGSTLSVPGDHLVKTPDSNIPTEGSLISDPAGTMTIPDNVPTPASFPGKKRNLISAPYSTWTDPGHVRGRRVPRQRPPHTSWSNATVNGSAVAPVWAGHRLVNDPEDMDTNFWIRRHHGQNDDLLRRPMYIAHDLETDKDFVVTPRGTKTYITRDLPLTAGNPNEIHSKWIPAGYYEEPSYPRVKRVHGLTRYDSDHASLPDPHIIGVLPNVPVHHYRPYSLPSYVGREPRRYPPRSFVPHRDLKPEVLPPPSVTSADVGSALPARLVELTPDGPRDLPRLAPTTTDDRSVIPIQGSIRAGRNDSRLEHIRGAYDNETYRRHDYLPKWGYYVETPPSPAQSMKPRQGSVVDRDYRKRPVPLNRGLLSPRSISKSMRAEHGSTITTASEKSCRGNREYDMGPQYGDDDYGDGYRGNLPYDERRAPEHYDSPQRNKAITKKGRYDNRANRGNRPDRPNKRPDKRPNKRVNKARRVQVREPDEDGDGWGERFATFSNDTRFPFSLSGFLKVAQMVVSLIIIILALVDNTLWSAAIFVAIVGIIGFVVAFGSFVFRFLGFHTSAVIPCLWFELILYCLVVLSMLAAGILSAISANVAGTVGAVTFFCFLATVLFAFDTVLMGQTLREKHKQSYPDSDEDEDSDADEPRDQRDNRRGPRNGGREDDPRNNRRGPRNVGREDLDRRMPQHGRQNRGYEERY